Genomic window (Musa acuminata AAA Group cultivar baxijiao chromosome BXJ1-9, Cavendish_Baxijiao_AAA, whole genome shotgun sequence):
GGAAGAAAATACATCAACATCTTGAATGAATCCTAAGAATTGATTGATTTGGGCACCAAGAGAAACAGCAACATTAGCAAATAGGTCATCGGGTATAACAAGTCGAGGCACGTAGATGGATCGGGCCCAATTCGAGCCATGACCCAATTGTTATCCTCGATTAGGGTTTCTGAAGCCGTGAGCTCCATAAATACCCGACGAAAGCCTCGCTCCTATTGTTCCGGAAAGCGCAGCGGCTCGAAGCGCGAGAGAGAGGGTTCGGAGATCGGAGAAGGTTCGAGAGCGTCACCTCGACAATGAGAGCGAAGGTGCGAATTTTCGTTCTGCACTTCAACCTTTCCTTTCTGCGTCAGTTCTTCCGCCTGATTCCTTTTTTCGCGTACAGTTTCCTGCTACCAACCCGCCGAATAACTGTAACAAAAGAGCGGTAGCCTTTTGGTGAAATCAAATTTTTGGATACTAGTTTTGTCACTAAATTTTACCTTTGTACTTCAATGCCGATCTTAACTGTCACAATAGCTCGAGTACAGAAATAATTAGATGCTCACAATGTACCAATACCATACTGCAAACACGTAACTCGTCACACCAGTCTTTAGATGTATCAAAAAGTGCTAGTTAAAGTGAACAGGATTGCAATTCTCGATTGATCACGAGgagaacaattcatcacttctaTTTTGTAGGTTAAAATGCAAATCAACACTAAATGTAACAATAGTATGTTAAAAGCAAACACATTCTGCAGTGATACTAAATGCCAACACTGATCAAACTGTGTAACAGGGCATACATAGGCTACTGTAATTCATAATTTAAGCTGAATCTTCATAAACATGCTTCAGTTACCTTCCGCACAAGCCATGattctgaatacattgcagctaaTTCATTTTATGGTGGCATGATCATCCACTGCTGATCTCCACAAGCATATCTCCAGCATGTATAATTCAGATAGAAGATCAGTAAAAACCAGAATCATTACACTAACCAGATCATGCTGGTGTGTCCAATCAATTTATGGCTGGTAGATACGGAAAAACATATACAATCAAGGAGACCAATGTGTTTTTTAGAACATCTACATTAAACAGCCTGACATAGACATACTTAAAAGATCAGAGTTGGTGATCAAAGTTGTACCACCTGAAAACCCAATACTCCAAATATACTTTAAAGATTTCTAAAGGTTAAAATCCCCCACGTTTATATGCCAAGTATTTTTAAGTGTACTTGtcctgctctaataccactgtcacAGACTTGGCTGGTTTTGCCtacgtcgtgcgacacccttgcgtgttcgtccgccaatggtcaacctccccaaaacctcctatggtcACTTAAGGGCCTATAAAAGAGAAGATgagttagagaaaatattttattcaatATCCACAAGCAACAATTTCAACAAACACATGATAGCAAATACAAATTACGAATATAGGCTTCGCAAGTTCTGAACGGTCGCGCAACAAAAAGTCCaagatggtccactacagaccaaacAAAATAAGGCTATCAAGCCTACTATaagccctctatatgctgtgcaaaacatgaacaaaaatcgaaagacacggacatatatgtgtattacatcaaacacctcatTTACAACTTTGTCCATGACAGTCCAGTACTCATCCTCACActccttcctttttattttttacttttttgttcttctccttctcctcacacCCTCACCCATCACACGTATGCCTGATCAGCTTTAAATTCTGTGGACTTTTGTTAGCCTGGAAACCAGCTTAACCCAACCTAAACTGCATGAATTGCCATCCTCACCAACTTATCATCAAGGAACTAATTGAAACGCTCTCCTAGTCCGATCATTACGTTTGGTGAACATTTCTTGATGTAATTTTGCTCATTTCCTCTTCGGAAATGATCAAATACTCAACAACAGCCTtcttgtttccctagttgacgaAATTTAAACCaaggtatgcagtaccgaatggtaccgcccggtatgggcggtacgtaccggtccgatgacaTACCGGTACATGGATTGTctcgtaccgctacagtgctacagtactatattgtagtagtgctacagtaatgaaaaaataaaattgttcggtacatcaggatgtaccgctcggtacaccggtaccataccgtaccaagcTCGGATCGAaacatcggtatggtacggtacgacaaACCTTGATTTAAACCTCTTCTTCTTGACTTTTCTTATCAAGATTGCATATTTAGACGATTAAGAGTTGTTTCAGTTTTATAATTGCATTAGGGAGTTGCTCTTGATCATCCTCGCAATATTATATCGTCACTTGTGTTTACCGATCAGATACTCTCTCTTAAAGATCATGTCACAAAATGCTCTCTTATTTGAAAGAATTTATGTGGTGCCCTTTTATCACAAACATAGGAAATTTGTTTAACTCTCTACAATATTGATGCACTCCACAGGATTTGTATCAAGTGGATGTAAAAAAGTTGTAGTTTTCCTGCATTGGATTTGGATGTTTCAAGAGTATATAGTATGGAGTTAAACTTGTGCATCCACCCTAAGTACACTAATTATTTATATTCAAGTCTGACTGTCCACTTTCTAAAGAGTTCTAGTATGTCAATAATGGCAATTGCTCTATGATATACTGCTTTGGGTAAGAGAATGGCTATCATGACCGACATGTCCTCAAAGTTATGTCAGGGAAACCACTATCATAGATTTGTTTTTATATCATCAGAGTAGCTGGACCAACTCGAGTTAATTATTCTAGAAAGTCAATCCGATGAGGCTTAAATGGATTTGATGCTGTATTTAATGGGTTCAACTATAAAGAATGAGTTTGTGTTCACAATGCACTTAACCTGTGAGCTATCCTCTTCCCTCCATTGTCCCATATGCTTATCTACCCAAAATCCTAGCCCATATTCACATCTTCATGACCTCGAAGCATCATTGCTACCTTGGTTGTCAGATATGCCATCTTTTGCCACCTGCATGCTGTTTAGCACATGTTGGCGATTTCTGGTGAATGGCTGTTTCTGATCCGTCCATGGCAATTTCTCATCACAGCTAGGCTAAAGGCAAAAGGATGAGTCTCATAGAACTATCATAAACACTGCAAGTTTGTTGGCTGCTTTGTGGGCTCGATGGATACAATTTTTCATCGGTCATTTACGAACTACCAATCGCTCACTAAAAAGCATTTATCccttttgatctttttttgtttGCCACATTAtccctctcaaactagtctaccaACTATTGTCACTTGCTATATTTGTGGAAAACTGTTAGTTTGTAGCTTGCAAATGATTAATGATAGAGCTAGTGACTTAAAAAGTGCTAGGTGCTAAAAGGCGTCAGGGTCTAAAAATgcttgaggcgctaggcgctctccTAAACCCAAGCAAAGCAAGGGGctctaaaacattaaaatataaaaaatatataatattattgacaaatatgattatataaatataaatatgacattaaattgaaaggatcctttagataattatatttctaagcaggatcctttcttgaatttttgatgaatcttttgaattgctttgtacacttgtcattaatcctaaaaccctaataacagttctaaataaatagagattagtaGTGCTAAAATCTAAATAAGGACTATTATATGATAACAGTGCTTAACAATCTATTGTTAACAATATTTAATAAACTGTTAACAGTAGTTAAAGGAGAGAAAAGATACCGACGATGAAAAGTGGGAAAGGAGAGGATGGAGGTGATGGAGGAACTTTTGAATGACGGTGATGGCAGTGACGAAGGAAGCTATGGACGATGGCAGTGGATGTTGCAGACGGTGACGTCGTGGGCAGAGGAAGCTTCAGATGTGTTCGCGGTGGCAGAGGAAGctacggtcctctccctcgacgatggAAGGAGCTGCACATGAAAGTAGCGGCTGCGGAGGGAATTGCACATGAAAGCTAGGCCTTCGGATTTGTCCTTCGGCGATAACGGAAGCATCGGTCCTGTGCAGCTTAGTTTATGGCTCAAGGTTATGTGGGGGAGTGGGACAGGGGGGCAACGGATGGGGGTTTGCGTGCATAAGTTTAGTAACATTATGTAGCTTAGTTTAATCGAACCAAGTAATTTACTGTTCAACTGAACCAGACATAATATTCTAATTCGGTAACTTTGTTTCAACCAGGCGCTTGCTTGAGGTGTTTGGTGCCTGGGTTCAAGCGAGTGCCTAGGCGGCGCTTCATTGAAGCGTGCTGCATGATCGAGgcttgaggcgctcgggcctcacctcaccCGAGCGCTCGGGCGCCTATTTAAACCCTTGGATAGAGCTGCAACAACATTTCTAATGACAATGAATTAGGACCTTCAATTGATGGTGAATTTCTAAGACCAAAGGCTCGAGTGACGTAAACTTTCTTTCTGCTCACTAGGGTAAGATGATCTTCTTGAGAACCTAAATTGGCAGGAGCTCTGTGCACTGAACCACACTATTAGAAGATGAACCTTAGTATCATGATAAGGTTGTTTCTTTGCAATTTAGATTTATATTGATCCTCCACAGTCCCTGTATTAGCCGGAGCCTTACGTATTGGGTtgcacatttcattttttttatgcacttAAGCTTCATCTGACATAGTTATGGATCCTTCGTGATTACCTATGATGGACAGTGATCATAAGGGACTACCTTTAATTTGCTGATTCCATATTATCAGGTTCTAGATATGAAGGTGGGCTTAATATGCAGATATATTTAGTTAGTGTTCCCTTTTAGATTATTTGCAGATGGGCTCATCTTCTTGGTAGAGTAATTGCAATATGAGATTAATTTGAATATGACAGTTATGCTGTGTGCTTTTCTTTTATACTCTagttaaagtaattttttttacctGTTCTGTAAAACTAGGGCTATGGTTTTTGTAATTTGTTTTTCTATATTGTCATTTTACCATCATTTGCAGGATAAAGGTGTCTAATGGACAGTACAATTTTATCTTTTCCAAGGACTAACAGATTTGTTGGCACTCGTACCATTGACCATTCCCTGGGACTTTGTGCTCTTAATTTATCAAGATATAACATATGCTATTTGCCTAAAGGTACTTGTACCTCCTGTTTTTATGAATTCTCATTTTCTATCAGTAGGAAAGTTTTTTGCTCGTGGTTACTGACATATTTCTTTGATTTGTTAAAACCTTTAAGAATAActtggattttttaatatttaaataatttctgCATTTTAGTGAAATGAGGCTGTGAAGCAAGAATTTAAGTAAAATGATCACATTATGTACTTGTCTTTTATAAGTTATGCAGTGCCTCTGACATTGACAATTGGTGATCATACAGGATTGAAAGGTCGAATTGTTAGGAGTGCAATGAAATCTTATAAGCTTTCTGAGCTTACTCATACTGAGGTTGATTCTCTCAAGGCTCGCCCTCGTATTGATTTCTCATCCATTTTTAGTGTGGTAAGTTTGATAATGAAATTGTTGGACCTTTAAGTGGTAAATCTACTATGACAATTATATTGCACTTTTTATGGGTAGGTAAACCCAATCGTGGATGATGTACAGTGCAGAGGAGATGCTGCAGTAATAGAGTCAGTGATTCCTACATATGCTTCTAAATATTGTATAGAATTTTTCATTTGAACAACTAATGAAGTTATCAGTTGTTCAGAAGTCCaaaatctctttttcttttcttgaccCAGTTATACGGCAAAATTTGACAAAGTTGTACTTGACAAAGTAGTTGAGCTTGTTTCTGATCTTCCGGTTCCAGAGGTAGGCTGGTTTTAACAGTAATCCAATGAGAATTATAACATGCTGTGAATTCTTCTTTTTGAGCTGACTGTAGAATGATAAATTTTGTCTTCAAATTTAGTTGCTGTATTGCTATTTTTGAACAAGTATGCATTTGACATTTTTGGTTGTGTCTATCACTTATCAACTTTAGGGCAGGTGATCATTGCTACCAGGCTTTTTCTTTCAGGTTATTTCCAAATTGTTAAAAGTCTTTTCAATTCAAATATGTTTCATAACTGTTATGTTGCATTTTCTCAGTTACCTTTTATGATACATTTGGTCTAGATGTTATCAGTTCAAGGGCTTTAGCATAATCATTGTGGTTAGTTATCTGTTATTGTGCCATTAAGTTTCTTAAGAGATTTCAGGATCTTTTTTATTAGAGACCATGCCAATATCAGACTTTGTAAAACGTTGTGGGAAATTGCTCTCATTAGCAATGTGGTTGTATTAGTCATATCTTTAGTTAAAGAAAACTTGTATTTTTGTTGTCATCTATTTGTACTTGCTTCAACCAATACATGTTAATGTTTGTGTATTGTTAAGCTTGATCCAGCTGTAAGGAAAGCATTTGATGTGGCATATGCCAATATTTATGCATTTCATGATGCTCAAAGGGTTCCTGAGAAGGATATTGAGAATATGACAGTAAGCAAATGACTTGTAGTATTCTTTATTTTGTCACCAAGTTTTTCTTGCTCTCATTAACTGGTTTTGGATGTAATGATTATGCATAGGGAGTTCGGTGCAAAAGGATAGCAAGGTGCATCGGCGCTGTAGGGCTTTATGTTCCAGGGGGTACTGCAGTTTTACCCTCAACTGCTCTCATGCTTTCAGTGGTATGCTAATCTATTCCTAGGGATGGCTGTGGCGGTTCAGTCATGGTATTGTTGAGTTTTGATGCATGATGGTGAACAGATATGGTTGACTTTTGATTTCTTCCGTGCACCAGCCCACACATATTGCCGGGTGCAAAACTATTGTTCTTGCAACTCCGCCAAGTCGTGATGGTAGCATTTGCAAGGTAGCCTTCTACAAGAACCTTGGCCCCACATTGAGATGAAGTTGAATTCGTTATTTTTGCTGCAGGAAGTACTTTATTGTGCCAAGAAAGCCAGTGTAACTCACATTCTAAAAGCTGGGGGAGCTCAGGTTCAAGGATTTTGAGCACCCTTTTTTGTTCTGCAAATGGCTTTTCTTGTGCTTTGACTAATTTCTATCTGTTATATCTTCAGGCAGTCTCAGCAATGGCTTGGGGAACTCCATCTTGCCCAAAGGTACAAAATTCCAGTATGTAGTGGGGGTTACTTTatgaattattttcttttatatgtttgaGGAAAATATACTAAAAGCAGCTGGTTGTCTTGTAAAATTAGTGACTGTAAATTCTAGGATTACTGGGCTTATGTTATTGcagcttatcttctattattctgTAATCTTCCATGTGAGTACTTTTTTGCATCAAAGAGCAAACACTTCTTGTTGCATTCTTTGTATTTGTTAGGTGCACAATGCATAAATATTTCTTAATGAGCTCATTTTCCAGTATCTCTTTCGGTCATTGTGAgcttcttttcattttgaataaaaacTTTGTTGTGGGGCCTTCCATTATCTAACCATCATCTGCAATTACTCCAAATCCAAATGTCtcgttttgaatgaaaccaaagaCAGCCGTCAGTACTTATTCTACCATGCATAAATGATATCAAATGTGCTTAAATGTACGTCATCTTCTTTTGATGGTTTATAATCTCCCTGTTGATGGTGCCATAACTATCCATCGCTTCAACTCAATTTCAGTGTTGGTTACAATTGACTGGCCATATACTTAATATCTGAACCTTTAATGGTTTCTTGCAGGTCGAAAAAATTTTTGGCCCAGGAAATCAATATGTTACTGCTGCAAAAATGATTCTCCTGGTATGGTTCTGATTCCTTAGCTTCCCTTATGCTTTAATTCTTTACTCTCTGTCCTTGGTTCCACATTTTTCCTCTTTTAATTTTACAATCTTTAGGTTGTATTTGCTTGCACTATGAAGACTCTGTCCAGAGATACACCACGGAGATCAGGGCCCAATTAGAATAAGTAGAGAACTAGTCTTGGTCAAATGGGAAGAAAAGCCTGCTATATGTTTAATTGTATCAGCAGAAAAAGTACCTTTTAGTAACAAGCCGAGATAGAACAAGATTTAACTATGGAAAGAGAACAGAATATAGATGAGAAAGATGCGTAGGAACTAGGAACAACCATCATCTTAAGCATCATATGTACATGTCAAATGGAAAGAAAAGCCTGCTATATGGTTGATCTCATcagcagaaaaaataaattttaggtAACAAGTCAAgatagaacatatatatatatatatatgtgtgtgtgtgtgtgtgtgtgtgtgtatacatatatatacacacacacacttatACATAGTTGTAGAAGTTAAGAAATAAAATCACCACTAGAAATCTTCATTGTTTTCTTCAGCTAGATCCTTTTTTTCAATATTTTGAATCCTTAAGGACTCTTTCTAACTGAGGGCTGACATTTTGTGGACAAAGAACCACTAGAACCATATTGTAACTTTTTGTCAACTGTAACAGAATTCTTATTACTACCCAACTTTTTCTCATTTTAGAAGCCCTATTGTAACACTAATGCTTGTCATCTACTTTTTATAGATTTGACATCATTTTGACTCCTGGATACAATCAAAATATCATCTATTAGTTGTATTTAACATGGATTTTAAATAAaactatttttttcttaatctaaATTGCTAAAACTAGCCCTGACTAAGAACCTGGCAGCATCATACTATCACTGTTAATGAAAGGATTTGATTATGGAACACGTAAGAATTGTTGTGTAATAGTCTTCTACTCCTGATTCTATCTTCAATCTATTTAGATCAACTTTTTTAAAATGTTGTAGCTTCTATTTTGATTTCCCAAGATATCGTGTTGTTTCTTCTCTTAAAATGGTTCTTGAGATTTGTGGTTGGACATATCCTCCTAATCATAAGAGCAGAGATTTGGTGCTACAATATTTCAATTTCCGGTCGATCCGCAGAGCCTTCCAATTTGTTGGTCTGAGATTAACCTGCTTTTTGGTGTACTTCTCTTTTCCTGCAGAACAGTGAAGCAATGGTTTCCATTGACATGCCTGCTGGCCCTTCAGAGGTTCTGGTCATTGCTGACAAGCATGCCAATCCTGTTCATGTAGCTGCAGATCTCCTCTCTCAGGTCTTTATTCTGTTTGCACTTGTATTGTTCAATTGATTAGCATGTGTTTGATGGAGaatattctttttatttcttgTGTTGTTACTTTCTTATGCGAGCTATTTAGGTAGTGGGCATCTATTATCTGGAATAAGGCTCCAGAAAATCCCAAGTCAAAGATGTTGACGTATGTAGTCAATTCTAAGACCAGCAaaccaaaaatatattaaatttatatgaaTTCACTTTTCAAATTGATGCTCTGTAGGTCTTTAGTTGCAAGGTTTTAAGCATCAGTCAGATTAGCATATGCTGTCTAGTATTTTCCAACCTGACCAACTGCCGGTATCAAAACGCTTAGCTTGATACTAGTACATATGTTATTcatttatctattattttatttaatgattcTGGGTTGTATAGGTCCGTAAATAGCCTGGTTTACTGGTACTGTATGGTCCAATATGTTTCCAAAATAGGTATCAAACTggcatttaaaattttcttggttTGATGTTCTTATTTCTTTTTGTACTCCACTAAATTTACAGGCAGAACATGGTCCAGATAGTCAGGTGGTTCTTGTCGTTGCCGGAGATGGAGTGGATATTGATGCTATCCAGGCTGAAGTTAGCAACCAATGTGCTAGCCTTCCCAGAGGAGAATATGCTTCAAAAGCACTGAGTCATAGCTATGTTGTGTTTGCCAGAGACATGGTTGAGGTTGGTTCTGAATACCTGCTTGTGCATGCCACATGGTTTCAACCAGACTAGAGGTTCTAAATCCATTACTAATGCAACTGACATATATATACTAAATTAAGTTAACTAGTCTACTTCAAAGTGCCTATGGGCTTATTTCTAGGTGCAGTTGAAGTTTCAAGGACATTGCTGAAGTTTTTGGTATTATATTGAAGCTATTAGTATTGACCTTATCATCTGAAGTGATTGGAAATATGGGCCTGAGCATATTTAGCTTAATACCAAAGTCCTGGCAATCCGCTGGATCTGTATACAATATTGTGCTCTATGCTCTGGGCTGTGGTTTGTTTACAGCAGAAGCATCAGTTTACACTGGATTGCTAAATTGTGTAGTTCTAGCTCCTTTTGTTTGCTTGTGAAAGAACCAAAAAACATTGTATTTTGCAGGCAATTTCCTTCTCAAACTTGTATGCTCCTGAGCATTTGATCATCAACGTCAAGGATGCGGAAAGGTGGGAGGGTCTCATTGAGAATGCTGGTAATTTGCTATGGTTATAACCATTGTTTCAACATGTTAGAGAAAGAAGTTCTGTTTTACTCTCGTTGGAGCGTATCGTTATTATCACACAGTCTCCAATCAATTGAAACTCATCTGTTGGAAAGCATCATTTACAGTTAAAATTTGTTGAGGACAATAAATTCTTTGCTAAAATTGTCTAGTAACTTCTGTGGATCACTGCAGGCTCAGTCTTTTTAGGACAATGGACGCCGGAGAGCGTTGGTGATTATGCTAGCGGCACCAACCATGTCCTTCCCACATACGGATATGCAAGAATGTACAGTGGGGTGTCACTAAACTCATTTCTCAAATACATAACTGTACAGTCCTTAACCGAGGAAGGTCTCAAAAACATTGGACCGCATGTAGCAAAGATGGCAGAAGTCGAAGGGCTGGAGGCTCACAAGAGAGCTGTTACCCTTCGGCTGCAGGAAATCGAAGCTGGCCTACCTGCTTAGCTGACATAATGCAGGTCCAAAATGCTCTGGGAACTTATAATATCATAGGCTTCTCCATTTGAGTTTTTTGAGTTGGTACGTTGAATCACAACTTATCTCGGTCAATGTTTGGGTTTCTGAACTGAGCAGGTTGTTTCTTGAAGACCTTTGCCATTTTGCATCATTCATAATCTGCTAAAAGGCCAAGCTGTTGGGGGTGGTCTTTCTTCAGTGCCCACAAGCAGCTCAAAGTGGGGAGTGCATAAAACAGTCAGCTCATTTTTACGTGCAATAACTACATCCTCAGATACAATTCATCATCCGGTTTATGCTTGCAGAACCTAATTAAGTTGTGTTCTCACTGTTGTGCAACATTTTGAAATTCACAATCAACGAACAAATGGAAAAGACAAGCCAATAATCAGAATGGATAGGGTATTGCTGTTCGTATTGTGGCAGCAGACATGCTGTAGAACTTGTCGCCACCGGTATTTGCTACGTAAGCCATCCTTTCACGTTACTGTTCTAATATGCAAGAAACTTTTTTCTGTTTGATATGCAACATTGTTGATTGTTTTAGTCTAAAGTAatatttgaacttgtgcagacctCGAGTTTCTCATGAATTCATTTGTTGTCCTGTATATCTTATATGTGTGATTTGTCACATGCTTAAGATTCGAGTCTATGGTTTGTTTATGGAGAAACATCATCGACCAAGAACTCATGTAGGAAAACCGCAATTCTTGCTCTATTGGATTTAATTGTGACAGACATAATTAGTCAAATTTGGTTAGAGGGTTGTGCCCACAGCTAGTAGTTTTTAATTTGAGATGTTGGATAGCCAGATCCTCCACTCCTGAAGGCTGCCATGAATCTTTCAACAAGatcaagaaaattattggatgggaagaagaaaaaaaaagataagaaaaagtgGGACACAGCCAAATAAGACAGCTGTTCATGGATTGGGAGCAGACATCGAGATCTCTTGGAGATTTGATGATGACTAACAAGAAAACACAAAAAGTCTTGAATGAAAAAGGGTATCAGATTGAAGGTCAAACAACCCAATATAAAAGAGTTACCACAGTAGCCTACTGTCCTCCATCTTAGCTCGTGGCTCTGTGTAAGGTCATGGTAACACCACAAAGCTTTGTTTTATGAGACCATGTTGAGCTCTCAGAGCAAGTCATTCTAATGTATTGTGTTGCCACGGATTGGAAGATGTATGATCAAGTTAAAATACAAAAGTGGAGAAGCCTACAAAAGAGCtgaggcatatatatatatcacaagatGTGCTAACTTTCAGGAAAGTAGAGCAGTGGTAGGTGAAAGAAGTTTAATGTACCAGCACAAATGCATGGTGTACCTGAAATAATAACAGGTTACTTGTAAACCTTACACAAACATTCATAGAACAGAGGGATGCAGAAAACATCGATAAGTATCCTCGCTGGAGGTTTATGAGGTACTTTTGGAAAACTTCAAATGCTAAACATCATGCAGGAAAGGGCTACTCTTAATTTTTGGTTTTGTCTATTTCTATCAAACCCAACTAGGGATATGTAAAAGGAAATATGGCCAACTCAATTTTTATATGGTCATTCATTATATATGGGGCATGTGTCATCTCTACAGCAATTCAGTATTCAAACAACCAGAGGCATGGGTGCTTCTGGATCTGTCCATACTAGATTCATGAGAGTATGCAATAAACATTGTCAAAT
Coding sequences:
- the LOC103975018 gene encoding histidinol dehydrogenase, chloroplastic-like isoform X2; protein product: MDSTILSFPRTNRFVGTRTIDHSLGLCALNLSRYNICYLPKGLKGRIVRSAMKSYKLSELTHTEVDSLKARPRIDFSSIFSVVNPIVDDVQCRGDAAVIDYTAKFDKVVLDKVVELVSDLPVPELDPAVRKAFDVAYANIYAFHDAQRVPEKDIENMTGVRCKRIARCIGAVGLYVPGGTAVLPSTALMLSVPTHIAGCKTIVLATPPSRDGSICKEVLYCAKKASVTHILKAGGAQAVSAMAWGTPSCPKVEKIFGPGNQYVTAAKMILLNSEAMVSIDMPAGPSEVLVIADKHANPVHVAADLLSQAEHGPDSQVVLVVAGDGVDIDAIQAEVSNQCASLPRGEYASKALSHSYVVFARDMVEAISFSNLYAPEHLIINVKDAERWEGLIENAGSVFLGQWTPESVGDYASGTNHVLPTYGYARMYSGVSLNSFLKYITVQSLTEEGLKNIGPHVAKMAEVEGLEAHKRAVTLRLQEIEAGLPA
- the LOC103975018 gene encoding histidinol dehydrogenase, chloroplastic-like isoform X1, producing the protein MDSTILSFPRTNRFVGTRTIDHSLGLCALNLSRYNICYLPKGLKGRIVRSAMKSYKLSELTHTEVDSLKARPRIDFSSIFSVVNPIVDDVQCRGDAAVIDYTAKFDKVVLDKVVELVSDLPVPEVIIATRLFLSAVRKAFDVAYANIYAFHDAQRVPEKDIENMTGVRCKRIARCIGAVGLYVPGGTAVLPSTALMLSVPTHIAGCKTIVLATPPSRDGSICKEVLYCAKKASVTHILKAGGAQAVSAMAWGTPSCPKVEKIFGPGNQYVTAAKMILLNSEAMVSIDMPAGPSEVLVIADKHANPVHVAADLLSQAEHGPDSQVVLVVAGDGVDIDAIQAEVSNQCASLPRGEYASKALSHSYVVFARDMVEAISFSNLYAPEHLIINVKDAERWEGLIENAGSVFLGQWTPESVGDYASGTNHVLPTYGYARMYSGVSLNSFLKYITVQSLTEEGLKNIGPHVAKMAEVEGLEAHKRAVTLRLQEIEAGLPA
- the LOC103975018 gene encoding histidinol dehydrogenase, chloroplastic-like isoform X3, which gives rise to MKSYKLSELTHTEVDSLKARPRIDFSSIFSVVNPIVDDVQCRGDAAVIDYTAKFDKVVLDKVVELVSDLPVPEVIIATRLFLSAVRKAFDVAYANIYAFHDAQRVPEKDIENMTGVRCKRIARCIGAVGLYVPGGTAVLPSTALMLSVPTHIAGCKTIVLATPPSRDGSICKEVLYCAKKASVTHILKAGGAQAVSAMAWGTPSCPKVEKIFGPGNQYVTAAKMILLNSEAMVSIDMPAGPSEVLVIADKHANPVHVAADLLSQAEHGPDSQVVLVVAGDGVDIDAIQAEVSNQCASLPRGEYASKALSHSYVVFARDMVEAISFSNLYAPEHLIINVKDAERWEGLIENAGSVFLGQWTPESVGDYASGTNHVLPTYGYARMYSGVSLNSFLKYITVQSLTEEGLKNIGPHVAKMAEVEGLEAHKRAVTLRLQEIEAGLPA